From the Cucumis sativus cultivar 9930 chromosome 5, Cucumber_9930_V3, whole genome shotgun sequence genome, the window CTGGTCGCAAAAGCAATCGTGACGGGATCACCACCCAAAACACCGCATCTTTTGGTAAGTCTTCACAAAAATCACGTGGTTgagtgatataatattaaattttcctttcacTATCAACTTAAACATTTTGGGTAATGGATGATTAAGAATACAAATTTACCTCTTGCAGCTGCCATTGGAGAAGGATTTCTTTGCAAATCCATGGGATTCACCAACACAGCTGGCCCTGAAGGCCATCAAGCAGTAGCTCTCAGAGTCCAATCCGACAGATCTGCCTTCTTTAATTGTAGAATGGATGGCTACCAAGACACTCTCTACGTACAAACCCACCGTCAATTCTACCGCAATTGTGTCATATCTGGTACCGTAGATTTCATCTTTGGCGACTCAAACACCATCATCCAAAACTCATTGATCATTGTTCGTCGTCCCATGGACAACCAACAAAACACTGTTACGGCCAATGGTCGTGCAGATAAAAAGGAAATCTCTGGATTGGTTATCCATAACTGCAGAATCGTCCCAGAGCAGAAGCTATTCGCTGAGAGGTTCAAGATTCCAACATTCTTGGGGAGACCATGGAAGGAATATGCTAGAACAGTGATCATGGAGTCGACATTGGGTGACTTTATTCAGCCGGCTGGATATATGCCTTGGTCTGGGAATTTTGCATTGGCAACTTGTTCGTATTTCGAGTATGGGAACAGAGGGCCTGGAGCTAACACTAATAGGAGAGTGAGGTGGAAGGGAGTTAGAGTGATAGGAAGAAATGAAGCCATGCAATTCACTGCTGGACCTTTTCTTTTGGGAAAAGCTTGGCTTCCAGGCACCGGTGGACCTTACCTCTTAGGGCTCAAGAATTAAAAACAttgtattttcattcttttgaaTCTCATCTTGGAGCCATGGTTTGCGCTCCATATTCAATATAGTGATTTCATATTCAttatttactttcaaattatatatcacaGTGGTTACAAGGTGCCACCCATTCAAAGAATGCTTAACACAATGCATCccaaaaaaatgataattaaagaCCCGAATGAGCCTAGCTAGGAGATGGTCGGGGCTTGGCCCAAGCTAAGGCCCTCACCTACCTAGCTAAGGTTGACCCTTGTGACACACTTAATGGGGCTTGCTTTAcattgttggatcggtatgaCAACCTAgagggggtgaatagggtttaaataaattttttgacaaataaaaagtaaaatttaaataaagaactttgtaaactttgttaaataacaagattgtaagagtatgtaactaaaattaaattaaaaaataattagaaaagagttagagaagaagacaccgtaattttatagtggttcggttaaactcaacttgttagagaagaagacaccgtaattttatagtggttcggttaaactcaacttACATCCACTTTCTcatgggattttgattgagaattttctttggactctttccacgtGTTAGGATccaatcacacaaaagaaaaactctctaaaagagtgagtatacaatttgaagctcacaaatgtAATCCTCACTCACAAATgtaatcctcacaatacaataagaagctctcaagaataagatgaaaaaaaataaaaattggaagctttagaaagaagtatttaaaaagagaggaaagataaattcaaattcatttgggtcattagatataagtaaaagaaaaatgaatgggtgagatttaaacttaattagccaATAAAGCAAGttcaccatcttttaaaaaaactagccgttagacacaaggaaaaataataatattaaaatcattttccttttaaattcattttctttatttgccaataaaacataacaaaaagccac encodes:
- the LOC101220071 gene encoding pectinesterase, coding for MQDGLDVAGKLTSNALAIVGAVSDILKELGLQLKVQPSGRRLLGTTEVDSDSFPTWLTGSDRKLLAAKRGGVRVKPNVVVAKDGSGQYKTIGAALAAYPKALKGRYVIYVKAGVYNEPIIVTKDMKNIFMYGDGPRKTIVTGRKSNRDGITTQNTASFAAIGEGFLCKSMGFTNTAGPEGHQAVALRVQSDRSAFFNCRMDGYQDTLYVQTHRQFYRNCVISGTVDFIFGDSNTIIQNSLIIVRRPMDNQQNTVTANGRADKKEISGLVIHNCRIVPEQKLFAERFKIPTFLGRPWKEYARTVIMESTLGDFIQPAGYMPWSGNFALATCSYFEYGNRGPGANTNRRVRWKGVRVIGRNEAMQFTAGPFLLGKAWLPGTGGPYLLGLKN